The Rhododendron vialii isolate Sample 1 chromosome 5a, ASM3025357v1 genome contains a region encoding:
- the LOC131327116 gene encoding uncharacterized protein LOC131327116: protein MAMALDFETEFPRTNSSYLSPEQRHQFFQKLKQVVVIVNTELVKPGGGFAKGRKFERPGSSNTTCPTVHQGAGVVLDENGTILTSAYLVPDNLQTILVRREVDEAFWEAKLEAKSPQHDLAIIVPKKNVGPFAFATLDTEGSFRIGKEVLSICHVGNLSYTSVVGQLACQDHRLFRDVGDDKDIAPLRSEKLNRDLKLLQINNCHGSPSASGAPVFSSSGRVIGLSSFVLNKFDFAVHLTILERFYNSYQEREGNERGESHRK, encoded by the coding sequence ATGGCGATGGCGCTTGATTTTGAGACGGAGTTCCCAAGGACCAATAGTTCTTACCTTTCCCCAGAACAAAGGCATCAATTCTTCCAAAAACTGAAGCAGGTTGTTGTAATTGTAAACACTGAGTTGGTGAAACCTGGGGGTGGATTTGCTAAGGGACGAAAATTTGAAAGGCCTGGAAGCTCAAATACTACTTGTCCAACAGTTCATCAAGGTGCCGGGGTGGTTTTGGATGAAAATGGAACGATATTAACAAGTGCATATTTAGTTCCGGACAACCTACAGACTATTCTTGTCCGCCGTGAGGTTGATGAAGCCTTCTGGGAAGCAAAATTAGAGGCAAAAAGTCCACAACATGATTTAGCTATTATTGTGCCAAAGAAGAATGTGGGTCCATTTGCTTTTGCTACATTGGACACAGAAGGGTCATTTCGGATAGGAAAGGAAGTACTTTCAATTTGTCATGTGGGCAATCTCTCATACACATCAGTGGTTGGTCAGCTTGCATGTCAGGATCACAGACTTTTTAGGGATGTGGGGGATGACAAAGATATCGCTCCTTTAAGGTCAGAAAAGCTCAACCGTGATTTGAAACTTCTACAAATCAACAACTGTCACGGATCGCCAAGTGCATCGGGTGCCCCGGTGTTTAGTTCAAGTGGACGAGTCATTGGACTTTCTTCTTTTGTCTTGAATAAATTCGACTTTGCTGTGCATTTAACGATTTTGGAACGGTTCTACAATTCTTatcaagagagagaaggaaatgaaAGGGGAGAGTCTCACAGGAAATGA